A genomic segment from Bacillus rossius redtenbacheri isolate Brsri chromosome 5, Brsri_v3, whole genome shotgun sequence encodes:
- the LOC134531607 gene encoding uncharacterized protein LOC134531607, with protein MDIHIRFWHTDNSVRTRYVTSAFIGHATADDLLKAFYKCTEKLDLSKLIQVSMDGPSVNWKFFKLLQENMRKEFNFECIDVGSCGLHTLNNSFKKGESATEWGISSVLTSLYSLFKDAPARRDDFEKLSTTHKMPVKFCSCRWLENVPSAERALEVWNDVTEYVGKVEKGVLSKVTCKSFGVVAGATQDNLMTVKLNFFLSVAKVLKPFLEKYQSDKPLLPFFAQDVLQLVKKCVQLYKVLKPAHFDRISSVEKLSKFDFSRKSFHASASDVSVGFVGDKLLKEKLFKQQVTEKQVVVLKYECQKFVLTMLESLMAKCPVNYSLVKNAACIDPSQMARDSASCSRKMKCVLTYFVQKKAIAAEDCDDILIQFNDFLENVV; from the coding sequence ATGGACATCCATATTAGATTCTGGCATACTGACAATTCAGTGAGAACACGTTATGTTACTTCAGCTTTCATTGGTCATGCCACAGCTGATGATTTACTGAAGGCGTTTTACAAATGTACAGAGAAACTTGATTTATCAAAATTGATTCAGGTATCAATGGATGGACCATCAGTTAATTGGAAGTTTTTCAAACTGTTGCAGGAAAACATGagaaaagagtttaattttgagTGCATTGATGTTGGTTCTTGTGGGCTTCACACTTTGAATAATTCATTCAAAAAGGGCGAATCTGCAACAGAGTGGGGTATTTCATCTGTTCTGACATCTCTTTACTCTTTGTTCAAAGATGCCCCAGCACGAAGGGATGACTTTGAAAAATTATCCACAACACATAAAATGCCAGTCAAATTTTGCAGCTGCCGCTGGTTGGAAAATGTTCCATCAGCTGAACGGGCATTAGAAGTTTGGAATGATGTAACAGAGTATGTGGGAAAAGTTGAAAAAGGTGTACTTTCAAAAGTGACATGCAAGTCCTTCGGTGTTGTCGCTGGAGCAACACAAGATAACCTGATGACTGTGAagctcaatttttttctctccgtgGCAAAAGTTCTAAAGCCATTTTTGGAAAAATACCAGAGTGACAAACCATTGTTACCCTTCTTCGCACAGGATGTTCTTCAACTTGTAAAAAAGTGTGTTCAACTGTACAAAGTCTTGAAACCTGCTCATTTTGATCGTATTTCTAGTGTTGAAAAATTGAGCAAGTTTGATTTTTCAAGGAAAAGTTTCCATGCTTCAGCAAGTGATGTTAGTGTAGGGTTTGTTGGAGATAAACTTCTGAAAGAGAAACTCTTTAAACAACAGGTAACTGAAAAGCAAGTAGTGGTTCTAAAGTATGAGTGCCAAAAGTTTGTTTTGACTATGTTGGAGAGTTTGATGGCTAAGTGTCCTGTAAATTATTCACTTGTGAAGAATGCAGCCTGTATTGATCCATCGCAAATGGCAAGAGATTCTGCTAGCTGTAGCCGTAAAATGAAGTGTGTTCttacatattttgtacaaaagaAAGCGATTGCAGCAGAGGATTgtgatgatattttaatacagttcAATGACTTCCTAGAGAATGTTGTTTGA